One part of the Astatotilapia calliptera chromosome 9, fAstCal1.2, whole genome shotgun sequence genome encodes these proteins:
- the chst2b gene encoding carbohydrate sulfotransferase 2, translated as MRGKQYHQPLKLTAPWEKDAGFGRKLKTYRNHTKIIAQPGIVMKVLRRKRIVLFMAYLLLLVLTMLNLANYKWTKEPQQCNHQMRSTTYQSRSDIRFLYRPSLAKKRQLIYVLTTWRSGSSFFGELFNQNADVFFLYEPMWHIWQKLYPGDAVSLQGAARDMLSSLYRCDLSVFQLYNSPGGKNFTSLGLFGATLNKVVCSYPLCSAYRKEVVGMVDDKVCKKCPPQSLRLLEEECLKYSTIVIKGVRILDVNVLAPLMEDPSLDLKVIHLVRDPRAVANSRIKSRHGLIRENLQVVRSRDPKLRRIPFVDPGHKANKKDGSDYHSIGAMEVICDRTSRTLRTALNPPSWLKGKYMAVRYEDLVENPVKTLRSVYRFANLTTNHDIEMFALNMTSGSSSSSKPFIVSSRNATQAASAWRTVLSIQQIKQVEDYCHHSMSVLGYERVRTAGEAKDLSKSLLTHSRL; from the coding sequence ATGCGAGGCAAACAATATCATCAACCACTGAAGTTGACAGCGCCTTGGGAGAAGGATGCAGGCTTTGGAAGGAAGCTTAAAACATACAGGAATCATACCAAGATAATAGCACAGCCTGGGATCGTGATGAAAGTGCTACGCAGGAAGAGGATTGTGTTATTTATGGCCTATTTGTTACTGCTCGTGCTCACTATGCTTAACTTGGCTAATTATAAATGGACTAAGGAGCCGCAGCAGTGTAATCATCAGATGAGGAGCACCACTTATCAGAGCAGATCTGACATTCGCTTCCTGTACAGACCCTCGCTGGCTAAGAAGAGGCAGCTTATCTATGTGCTGACCACCTGGAGGTCAGGCTCTTCCTTTTTTGGGGAGCTGTTTAATCAAAATGCAGATGTGTTCTTCTTGTATGAGCCAATGTGGCACATCTGGCAGAAACTGTACCCCGGTGATGCCGTGTCATTGCAAGGGGCGGCCAGGGACATGCTTAGCTCCTTATACCGCTGTGATCTGTCTGTTTTCCAACTTTACAACAGCCCGGGAGGTAAGAATTTCACCTCCCTCGGACTGTTTGGGGCCACCCTCAATAAAGTGGTGTGCTCATATCCCCTCTGCTCAGCCTATAGGAAGGAGGTGGTGGGGATGGTGGATGATAAGGTGTGTAAAAAGTGTCCCCCTCAAAGCCTTAGACTGTTGGAGGAAGAGTGCCTGAAATATAGCACCATAGTCATTAAAGGGGTCCGCATATTGGATGTAAATGTGCTGGCCCCGCTCATGGAGGATCCGTCCTTGGATTTGAAGGTGATACACTTGGTTAGAGACCCACGGGCAGTAGCCAACTCCAGGATCAAATCCAGACACGGCCTGATACGGGAGAATTTACAGGTGGTCCGCAGCAGAGACCCCAAACTTCGGCGGATACCTTTCGTGGACCCCGGGCACAAAGCTAACAAGAAGGATGGCTCAGACTACCACTCCATTGGAGCCATGGAGGTGATCTGCGACCGTACCTCCAGGACTTTGAGGACTGCCTTAAATCCACCCAGCTGGCTGAAGGGGAAGTACATGGCCGTACGTTACGAAGACCTGGTCGAAAACCCAGTTAAGACCCTGAGGAGCGTCTACCGCTTTGCCAACCTCACTACCAACCATGACATTGAGATGTTTGCTTTGAACATGACCAGTGGCTCCAGTTCCTCATCTAAGCCATTTATAGTCTCCTCCAGGAATGCCACACAAGCTGCAAGTGCATGGAGAACAGTGCTCAGCATCCAACAGATCAAACAAGTGGAAGACTACTGCCACCACTCCATGTCAGTTCTAGGTTACGAGAGAGTGAGAACAGCCGGGGAGGCCAAGGACTTGAGCAAATCACTACTGACACACTCCAGACTGTGA